In Prochlorococcus marinus str. MIT 1214, one DNA window encodes the following:
- a CDS encoding diflavin flavoprotein → MIFTESTALENQKSDIPKLSLQYEQIAADTNTLRSLDWDRSRFDIEFGLRNGTTYNSFLIRGKKTALIDTSHLKFKDIWFEKLRLEINPTEIDYLIVSHTEPDHSGLIKYLIALNPNIEIVASKVAIKFLEDQIHQPFRSRAVKSGEELNLEINSISGIEHKIEFISAPNLHWPDTIFSFDHGTQVLYTCDAFGLHYCSEKLYDENPSLLNEDFRFYYDCLMGPNARSVVQALKKIDTLPTINTIGVGHGPILNFNTQLWLNNYREWSKQRSTGENYAVVCYLSQYGFCDRLSQAIAHGIGKANAQVQLVDLIASDTQELSALISDASAVVVPTWPIESDSELQSNIGTLLASLKQKQWVATYDSYGGNEEPIDFITNQLRKLGQKEAFKPLRVRDEPNKSVYQQFEEAGTDLGQILTRKKNLAATKSLDGDLNKALGCLSGGLYIVTAKDSEGADSRNGAMVASWVSQASFEPPGITVAVAKDRAIESLLQVNDRFVLNILQENNYLHLFRHFLKRFPPGANRFEGVELMNDLAAGGPVLSDALAFLSCKVIQRMETTDHWIIYSSVEKGNLSNTQSKTAVHHRRVGSNY, encoded by the coding sequence ATGATTTTTACTGAATCGACAGCTTTAGAAAATCAGAAAAGTGATATTCCTAAGCTTTCACTGCAATATGAACAAATTGCTGCTGATACAAACACTTTAAGGTCCTTGGATTGGGATCGAAGCAGATTTGATATTGAATTTGGCCTTCGAAATGGGACAACGTACAATAGCTTTTTAATAAGAGGCAAAAAAACTGCACTTATCGATACAAGCCATTTAAAGTTTAAAGATATTTGGTTTGAAAAACTAAGACTAGAAATCAATCCAACAGAAATTGATTATTTAATAGTCAGCCACACAGAGCCAGATCATTCAGGACTCATTAAATACTTAATTGCATTAAACCCAAATATTGAAATCGTCGCATCTAAAGTAGCTATAAAATTCCTAGAAGATCAAATTCATCAACCTTTTAGGTCAAGAGCAGTCAAAAGTGGAGAGGAACTCAATTTAGAAATTAATTCAATTAGCGGAATCGAGCATAAAATTGAATTTATTAGTGCACCAAATCTACACTGGCCAGATACTATTTTTTCTTTTGATCATGGTACACAAGTTTTATATACGTGTGATGCGTTTGGTTTGCATTATTGCTCAGAAAAATTGTATGACGAAAATCCAAGCTTATTAAATGAAGATTTTCGATTTTATTACGACTGCCTCATGGGTCCTAATGCCCGCAGCGTAGTTCAGGCATTAAAAAAAATTGATACATTGCCAACTATCAATACTATTGGTGTTGGACATGGACCAATCCTTAATTTTAATACGCAGTTATGGCTGAATAATTATAGAGAATGGAGTAAGCAAAGAAGTACAGGCGAAAATTACGCTGTGGTTTGCTATCTCAGTCAATATGGTTTTTGTGATCGGCTTAGTCAAGCAATTGCTCATGGCATAGGCAAGGCAAATGCTCAAGTCCAATTAGTTGATCTTATTGCTTCAGACACTCAAGAATTAAGTGCTCTAATTAGCGACGCAAGTGCAGTTGTTGTACCAACTTGGCCTATCGAATCTGATTCAGAATTGCAAAGCAATATTGGAACCCTACTTGCATCCTTAAAACAAAAGCAGTGGGTAGCGACTTATGACTCCTATGGCGGAAATGAAGAGCCTATTGACTTTATTACCAACCAATTAAGAAAGCTCGGACAAAAAGAAGCTTTTAAACCCCTTAGAGTTCGTGACGAACCAAACAAAAGTGTTTATCAACAATTTGAAGAAGCTGGTACAGATTTAGGTCAAATTCTTACTAGAAAGAAAAATTTAGCTGCTACTAAAAGCCTTGATGGAGACTTAAATAAAGCACTTGGTTGCTTAAGCGGTGGACTCTACATTGTCACAGCAAAAGACAGTGAAGGTGCCGACAGTCGTAACGGTGCGATGGTTGCAAGTTGGGTTAGTCAAGCAAGTTTTGAACCCCCTGGAATAACCGTAGCTGTAGCTAAAGACAGAGCCATTGAATCACTATTACAAGTCAATGATCGTTTTGTTCTCAATATCCTTCAAGAAAATAACTATTTGCACCTCTTCAGACACTTTTTAAAACGTTTTCCACCAGGTGCTAATCGCTTTGAAGGAGTTGAATTAATGAACGATCTTGCAGCTGGGGGACCAGTTCTATCTGATGCATTAGCGTTCCTTTCATGTAAAGTTATTCAAAGAATGGAGACAACAGATCATTGGATCATTTATTCATCAGTCGAAAAAGGTAATTTATCTAATACTCAAAGTAAAACAGCAGTTCATCACAGAAGAGTTGGTAGCAACTATTAA